A single genomic interval of Calypte anna isolate BGI_N300 chromosome 3, bCalAnn1_v1.p, whole genome shotgun sequence harbors:
- the HDDC2 gene encoding HD domain-containing protein 2, which translates to MAAELGGGVLPFLRLLGQLKRVPRTGWVYRNVANPESVSDHMYRMAMMALVTKDKSLDKDRCIRLALVHDMAECIVGDIAPADNISKEEKHRREKAAMQQLTQLLSEDLKKEIYELWEEYENQCSAEAKFVKQLDQCEMILQAFEYEELENTPGRLQDFYDSTAGKFVHPEILQLVSLINTERNKKIAATSDPHS; encoded by the exons ATGGCGGCGGAGCTGGGCGGCGGGGTGCTGCCCTTCCTGCggctgctggggcagctcaAG AGAGTACCGCGGACGGGATGGGTGTACAGGAACGTGGCGAACCCAGAGAGCGTATCCGACCATATGTACAGGATGGCGATGATGGCTTTGGTGACCAAAGACAAAAGCCTTGACAAGGACAG ATGCATACGATTAGCTTTGGTTCACGATATGGCTGAATGCATTGTTGGAGATATTGCTCCTGCAGATAATatctcaaaagaagaaaaacacaggagGGAAAAG gcagcTATGCAGCAACTGACCCAGCTTCTATCAGAGGAcctcaaaaaagaaatctacGAACTCTGGGAA GAATATGAAAACCAGTGTTCTGCAGAAGCCAAGTTTGTAAAACAGTTGGATCAGTGTGAGATGATACTGCAAGCATTTGAGTATGAAGAGTTGGAAAACACACCTGGCAGACTGCAAGATTTTTATGATTCAACTGCTG GAAAGTTTGTTCACCCAGAAATACTCCAGCTTGTATCTCTGATTAAcacagaaaggaataaaaaaatagctgctACATCTGATCCACATTCCTGA